One genomic segment of Lysobacter sp. 5GHs7-4 includes these proteins:
- the xerC gene encoding tyrosine recombinase XerC, producing MSAHTLDAYRRDLLALSDWVQAQGFDLLTLHAEQLRAFIAAEHRRGLTPKSLQRRLSACRSFYGWLLKQGRVDSSPAAAIRAPKAPRKLPQVLDPDEAKALVEVPTDAPLGLRDRALLELFYSSGLRLSELCGLRWRDLDLSDGLVNVLGKGNKQRSVPLGSHARVALAEWRASTGAVNEAPVFPGRGGAPISPRAVQLRLRQLAQRQGLFKRVHPHLLRHSFASHILESSGDLRGVQELLGHADIATTQIYTHLDFQHLAKVYDAAHPRARRKPTQD from the coding sequence ATGTCCGCGCACACGCTGGACGCGTACCGTCGCGACCTGCTCGCTTTGAGCGATTGGGTGCAGGCGCAGGGTTTCGACTTGCTGACCCTGCATGCCGAACAACTGCGCGCCTTCATCGCCGCTGAACACCGCCGCGGCCTCACGCCCAAGAGCCTGCAGCGGCGTCTGTCGGCCTGCCGCAGCTTCTACGGCTGGCTGCTGAAGCAGGGCCGCGTCGACAGCAGCCCGGCCGCCGCGATTCGCGCGCCCAAGGCGCCGCGCAAGCTGCCGCAGGTGCTGGACCCGGACGAGGCCAAGGCCCTGGTCGAAGTGCCCACCGATGCGCCGCTGGGATTGCGCGACCGCGCGCTGCTGGAGCTGTTCTATTCCTCGGGCCTGCGCCTGAGCGAACTATGCGGCTTGCGCTGGCGCGATTTGGATCTGTCCGACGGCCTGGTCAACGTGCTGGGCAAGGGCAACAAGCAACGCAGCGTGCCGCTGGGTTCGCACGCGCGCGTGGCGCTGGCCGAGTGGCGTGCATCCACCGGCGCGGTCAACGAAGCGCCGGTGTTTCCGGGCCGCGGCGGCGCGCCGATCAGTCCGCGCGCGGTGCAGCTGCGGTTGCGCCAGCTCGCGCAACGCCAGGGCCTGTTCAAGCGCGTGCATCCGCACCTGCTGCGTCATTCCTTCGCCAGCCACATCCTGGAATCCTCCGGCGATCTGCGCGGCGTGCAGGAACTGCTGGGCCACGCCGACATCGCCACCACCCAGATCTACACCCATCTGGATTTCCAGCACCTGGCCAAGGTCTACGACGCCGCGCACCCGCGCGCGAGGCGCAAGCCCACGCAGGATTGA
- a CDS encoding DUF484 family protein, translating into MNETLDKLGAHEVAAWLRRHPRFLQQFPDLALSLVVPREEGSAASLASYQLEVLRDKNRELSRRLQELFGNAQENERLSVRTHQLTLALMRQTSAADTLRAMAASLAEDFNGDRVRLVMFRAVDGLGDTEWLQTIAAADARLQPFRDCLADGEPLCGRLQPEKHALLYGEQADEVQSTALLPLPGVGMIAVGSRDPNRFFPGMGTLFLRMMGESLAVALQRFAA; encoded by the coding sequence ATGAACGAAACTTTGGACAAGTTGGGCGCGCACGAAGTCGCGGCCTGGCTGCGTCGTCACCCGCGTTTCCTGCAGCAGTTTCCCGATCTGGCGCTGAGCCTGGTGGTGCCGCGCGAGGAAGGCTCGGCCGCCTCGCTGGCCAGCTACCAACTGGAAGTGCTGCGCGACAAGAACCGCGAGCTGTCGCGGCGCCTGCAGGAGTTGTTCGGCAACGCCCAGGAAAACGAGCGCCTGTCGGTGCGCACGCACCAGCTGACCCTGGCGCTGATGCGCCAGACCAGCGCCGCCGACACGCTGCGCGCGATGGCCGCCAGCCTGGCCGAGGATTTCAACGGCGACCGCGTGCGTCTGGTGATGTTCCGTGCCGTCGACGGCCTGGGCGACACCGAGTGGCTGCAGACCATCGCCGCCGCCGACGCGCGCCTGCAACCCTTCCGCGACTGTCTGGCCGACGGCGAGCCGCTGTGCGGCCGCCTGCAGCCGGAGAAGCACGCGCTGCTGTACGGCGAGCAGGCCGACGAAGTCCAATCCACCGCGCTGCTGCCGCTGCCCGGCGTCGGCATGATCGCGGTCGGCAGCCGCGATCCCAACCGTTTCTTCCCCGGCATGGGCACGCTGTTCCTGCGCATGATGGGCGAGTCGCTGGCGGTGGCGCTGCAGCGTTTCGCGGCCTGA
- the dapF gene encoding diaminopimelate epimerase, with translation MIPAAERAMQRFSKMHGAGNDFVVLDLRGGLAPPAAAHCRQLADRHFGAGCDQILTVEDPREPGSVASYRIWNADGSSSQQCGNGARCIAAWLVRDGAAGDGDFALDSPGDTHQVERLSQDHYRIGMGEPRFDPDAIPLHGFPGQRDQYVLDIHDTVIGFGAVSMGNPHAVIEVDDVAAAPVDSIASLLQSHEAFPESVNVGFAQVESRTRIRLRVYERGAGETLACGSGACAAAAVLMRRGRVDRDVAVALPGGELRIVWPADDAPLSMSGPAAFVYEGEWAQ, from the coding sequence ATGATCCCCGCCGCGGAGCGAGCGATGCAGCGTTTCAGCAAAATGCACGGCGCCGGCAACGACTTCGTCGTGCTGGACCTGCGCGGCGGCCTTGCGCCGCCCGCGGCCGCGCACTGCCGCCAGCTCGCCGACCGCCACTTCGGCGCCGGCTGTGACCAGATCCTCACCGTCGAAGACCCGCGCGAGCCCGGCTCGGTCGCCAGCTATCGGATCTGGAACGCCGACGGCTCGTCCTCCCAGCAGTGCGGCAACGGCGCGCGCTGCATCGCCGCCTGGCTGGTACGCGACGGCGCCGCGGGCGATGGCGATTTCGCGCTCGACAGCCCGGGCGACACCCACCAGGTCGAACGCCTGTCGCAGGACCACTACCGCATCGGCATGGGCGAGCCGCGCTTCGACCCCGATGCGATTCCGTTGCACGGCTTCCCGGGCCAGCGCGACCAGTACGTGCTCGACATCCACGACACCGTGATCGGTTTCGGTGCGGTGTCGATGGGCAATCCGCACGCGGTGATCGAGGTCGACGACGTGGCCGCCGCGCCGGTCGACAGCATCGCCTCGCTGCTGCAGTCGCACGAGGCGTTTCCGGAGTCGGTCAACGTCGGCTTCGCCCAGGTCGAGTCGCGCACGCGCATCCGCCTGCGCGTGTACGAGCGCGGCGCCGGCGAAACGCTGGCCTGCGGCAGCGGGGCCTGCGCGGCGGCCGCGGTGCTGATGCGGCGCGGCCGCGTCGATCGCGACGTGGCCGTGGCCCTGCCGGGCGGCGAGCTGCGCATCGTCTGGCCGGCCGACGACGCTCCCTTGTCCATGTCGGGGCCGGCCGCTTTCGTCTACGAGGGGGAATGGGCGCAATGA
- a CDS encoding lipoprotein: MNARLVLSLIALSLAVSACGNKGPLVLPTKPVPVTAPAQPAGEVPVQMAPEATPPSLPQKSAEPAAADPAAEPATDDGQAGDGTADPTPPADGGR; encoded by the coding sequence ATGAATGCACGCCTCGTCCTGAGTCTGATCGCGCTGTCGCTGGCCGTCTCGGCCTGCGGCAACAAGGGCCCCCTGGTCCTGCCCACCAAGCCGGTTCCGGTGACCGCGCCGGCCCAGCCCGCGGGCGAGGTGCCGGTGCAGATGGCGCCGGAAGCCACGCCGCCGTCGCTGCCGCAGAAGTCGGCCGAGCCGGCGGCCGCCGATCCCGCCGCGGAACCGGCGACCGACGACGGCCAGGCCGGCGACGGCACCGCCGATCCGACCCCGCCGGCCGACGGCGGCCGATGA
- a CDS encoding YbaN family protein has protein sequence MLAYASLGLGIVGIVVPGLPTVPFVLLSAFAAARGSQRLHARLLAHRQFGPMIRDWQAHGAVSRRAKRLAVGMMSVCAVIMFLTAPKWWMAATGTGFMTVVAIWLWARPEPPPR, from the coding sequence CTGCTGGCCTACGCCAGCCTGGGCCTGGGCATCGTCGGCATCGTGGTGCCCGGCCTGCCCACCGTTCCCTTCGTGTTGCTGTCGGCCTTCGCGGCCGCGCGCGGCTCGCAGCGCCTGCACGCCCGGCTGCTCGCGCACCGTCAGTTCGGGCCGATGATTCGCGACTGGCAGGCGCACGGCGCGGTCAGCCGCCGCGCCAAACGGCTGGCGGTGGGGATGATGTCGGTCTGCGCCGTGATCATGTTCCTGACCGCCCCCAAATGGTGGATGGCCGCCACCGGCACCGGCTTCATGACCGTGGTCGCAATCTGGCTCTGGGCGCGACCTGAACCGCCGCCGCGCTGA
- a CDS encoding S9 family peptidase produces the protein MKPTSLLLAATLLMTTTPNASAADAPQPPDVAKKPHVVKAPHGAQRDDEYYWLRDDKRENKEMLAYLGAENAYADAQMAALKPLENKLYEEIVGRIKQDDSSVPSRERGYWYYSRFETGQDYPVYARRKDGPGLDAAAIQKANADRDFAGETVMLDVNALAKDKKYYQVGDYEISQDNTLLAYADDTNGRRQYTIRFKNLVTGESYPDEIKGVSANLVWADDNKTLFYVENDPETLLTKRVKKHVLGTPVAQDAVVYEEKDDSFYMGIDRSRDDKYIVIGVSSTVSDELRYAPAADPAAFTVLAPRARDVEYDADHFDGRWVIRTNADGATNFKVVTAPSGATSRKEWKDWIAHRDDVYIEGVELFEGYTAVAERSDALERVRVLKADGSSEYVKADEPAYSMGLSSNPETDTPWLRYSYTSLTTPATVYELNVLTGERRLLKRQPVLGGYDADQYVTERVWVPARDGARIPVSLVYKRGFEKNGKAALLQYGYGSYGASMDPGFSVTNVSLLDRGMVYAIAHIRGGEEMGRKWYDDGKLLKKKNTFTDFIDVTDYLVKAGYAAPDRVAAYGGSAGGLLMGAISNMAPDKYRVILSQVPFVDVVTTMLDASIPLTTNEYDEWGNPEQKKYYDYMLSYSPYDNLSKQAYPAMFVGTGLWDSQVQYFEPAKYVARLRDLNTGAYPVVFRTNMEAGHGGKSGRFQRYRESAEMFAFMLGQLGLAGGGAATATH, from the coding sequence ATGAAACCGACCTCCCTCCTGCTGGCCGCCACGCTCCTGATGACCACGACCCCCAACGCCTCCGCCGCCGACGCCCCGCAGCCGCCCGACGTGGCCAAGAAGCCGCACGTGGTCAAGGCGCCGCATGGCGCGCAGCGCGACGACGAGTACTACTGGCTGCGCGACGACAAGCGCGAGAACAAGGAGATGCTGGCCTATCTCGGCGCCGAGAACGCCTACGCCGACGCGCAGATGGCCGCGCTCAAGCCGCTGGAAAACAAGCTCTACGAGGAAATCGTCGGCCGCATCAAGCAGGACGACAGCTCGGTGCCCAGCCGCGAGCGCGGCTATTGGTACTACAGCCGCTTCGAGACCGGCCAGGACTATCCGGTCTACGCGCGCCGCAAGGACGGCCCCGGCCTCGACGCCGCGGCCATTCAGAAGGCCAACGCCGATCGCGACTTCGCCGGCGAGACGGTGATGCTGGACGTCAACGCCCTGGCCAAGGACAAGAAGTACTACCAGGTCGGCGATTACGAGATCAGCCAGGACAACACCCTGCTGGCCTACGCCGACGACACCAACGGCCGCCGCCAGTACACCATCCGCTTCAAGAATCTGGTCACCGGCGAAAGCTATCCCGACGAGATCAAGGGTGTGTCCGCCAACCTGGTCTGGGCCGACGACAACAAGACCCTGTTCTACGTCGAGAACGACCCGGAGACGCTGCTGACCAAGCGCGTCAAGAAGCACGTGCTCGGCACCCCGGTCGCGCAGGACGCGGTGGTGTACGAGGAGAAGGACGACAGCTTCTACATGGGCATCGACCGCAGCCGCGACGACAAGTACATCGTGATCGGCGTCAGCAGCACGGTCTCCGACGAGCTGCGCTACGCGCCCGCCGCCGATCCCGCCGCGTTCACCGTGCTGGCCCCGCGCGCGCGCGACGTCGAGTACGACGCCGACCATTTCGACGGCCGCTGGGTGATCCGCACCAACGCCGACGGCGCCACCAACTTCAAGGTCGTCACCGCGCCCAGCGGCGCCACCTCGCGCAAGGAATGGAAGGACTGGATCGCGCACCGCGACGACGTCTACATCGAGGGCGTGGAGCTGTTCGAGGGCTACACCGCCGTGGCCGAGCGCTCCGACGCGCTGGAGCGCGTGCGCGTGCTCAAGGCCGACGGCAGCTCCGAGTACGTCAAGGCCGACGAGCCTGCGTACTCGATGGGCCTGTCCTCCAACCCCGAAACCGACACCCCGTGGCTGCGCTACAGCTACACCTCGCTGACCACCCCGGCGACCGTGTACGAGCTCAATGTGCTCACCGGCGAGCGCCGCTTGCTCAAGCGTCAGCCGGTGCTGGGCGGCTACGACGCCGATCAGTACGTGACCGAGCGTGTGTGGGTGCCGGCGCGCGACGGCGCGCGCATTCCGGTCTCGCTGGTCTACAAGCGCGGCTTCGAGAAGAACGGCAAGGCCGCCCTGCTGCAGTACGGTTACGGCAGCTACGGCGCCTCGATGGACCCGGGCTTCAGCGTCACCAACGTCAGCCTGCTCGACCGCGGCATGGTCTACGCGATCGCGCACATCCGCGGCGGCGAGGAAATGGGCCGCAAGTGGTACGACGACGGCAAGCTGCTGAAGAAGAAGAACACCTTCACCGACTTCATCGACGTCACCGACTACCTGGTCAAGGCCGGCTATGCCGCACCGGACCGCGTCGCCGCTTACGGCGGCAGCGCCGGCGGCCTGCTGATGGGCGCGATCTCCAACATGGCGCCGGACAAGTATCGCGTGATCCTGTCGCAGGTGCCCTTCGTCGACGTGGTCACCACGATGCTGGACGCCAGCATCCCGCTGACCACCAACGAGTACGACGAGTGGGGCAACCCGGAGCAGAAGAAGTACTACGACTACATGCTGTCGTACTCGCCCTACGACAATCTGTCCAAGCAGGCCTATCCGGCGATGTTCGTCGGCACCGGCCTGTGGGACTCGCAGGTGCAGTACTTCGAACCGGCCAAGTACGTGGCGCGCCTGCGCGATCTGAACACCGGCGCGTATCCGGTGGTGTTCCGCACCAACATGGAAGCCGGCCACGGCGGTAAGTCCGGCCGCTTCCAGCGCTACCGCGAGTCAGCGGAAATGTTCGCCTTCATGCTCGGCCAGCTGGGCCTGGCCGGCGGCGGTGCCGCCACCGCAACGCACTGA
- a CDS encoding prolyl oligopeptidase family serine peptidase yields the protein MLSIGIAGLVAPVATAAAAEEAAKMTTDGSDPYAWLEDVQGERPLAWVRERNAQAESELAATPAFKTLEADIRAILDSDAKIPGVMKIGDHYYNFWKDANHQRGLWRRTSLAEYRKDKPAWETVIDLDALNKAEGENWVWHGADCLKPQYQRCLIALSRGGADADVTREFDLASKTWVKDGYFRPEAKGGLGWIDQDNVYVFTDFGAGSMTSSGYPRIVKQWKRGTPLSAATVVYEGTAQDMYIAAGHDATEGFERDFVSRTIAFYNNELYLRGADGKLTKIDAPNSAEKGVHREWLTLELREPYTAGGKTYKPGSLIVARFDDFMAGKRDFTVLFEPTERSSLAGTTWTRNKLVLNVMEDVKYKLSVLTPGSWQRSEFVGAPAFGSIGVSAVDDDANDDVWLTATDYLTPSTLSIATLGQKPETLKTMPTFFDGSNDTIEQHFATSKDGTKVPYFMVRPKNLKLDGNTPTLLYGYGGFEVSMTPGYSGSVGKGWLEKGGVYVVANIRGGGEYGPRWHQAALKANRHKAYEDFAAVAQDLIARKVTSPKRLGVQGGSNGGLLTGNMLTQYPELFGAVVVQVPLLDMKRYSHLLAGASWMAEYGDPDTADWDFIKTFSPYHLFDAKRDYPPTLFTTSTRDDRVHPGHARKMMAKMMEAGKDVRYYENIEGGHGGSANNAQAAHMSALAYTFLWEKLSK from the coding sequence ATGCTGTCCATCGGCATCGCCGGCCTGGTGGCGCCGGTCGCCACCGCCGCCGCTGCCGAGGAGGCCGCCAAAATGACCACCGACGGGTCCGATCCCTACGCCTGGCTGGAAGACGTGCAGGGCGAGCGTCCGCTCGCCTGGGTGCGCGAGCGCAACGCCCAAGCCGAATCCGAACTGGCCGCCACGCCGGCGTTCAAGACCCTGGAAGCCGACATCCGCGCCATCCTCGATTCCGACGCCAAGATTCCCGGCGTGATGAAGATCGGCGACCACTACTACAACTTCTGGAAGGACGCGAACCACCAGCGCGGCCTGTGGCGCCGCACCAGTCTGGCCGAGTACCGCAAGGACAAGCCGGCCTGGGAAACCGTGATCGACCTGGACGCGCTGAACAAGGCCGAGGGCGAGAACTGGGTGTGGCACGGCGCCGACTGCCTCAAGCCGCAGTACCAGCGCTGCCTGATCGCGCTGTCGCGCGGCGGCGCCGACGCCGACGTCACCCGCGAGTTCGACCTGGCCAGCAAGACCTGGGTCAAGGACGGCTACTTCCGTCCCGAAGCCAAGGGCGGCCTGGGCTGGATCGACCAGGACAACGTCTACGTGTTCACCGATTTCGGCGCCGGCAGCATGACCTCGTCGGGCTACCCGCGCATCGTCAAGCAGTGGAAGCGCGGCACGCCGCTCAGCGCCGCCACCGTGGTCTACGAAGGCACGGCGCAGGACATGTACATCGCCGCCGGCCACGACGCCACCGAAGGTTTCGAGCGCGACTTCGTCTCGCGCACCATCGCCTTCTACAACAACGAGCTCTACCTGCGCGGCGCCGACGGCAAGCTGACCAAGATCGACGCGCCTAATTCGGCCGAGAAGGGCGTGCACCGCGAGTGGTTGACCCTGGAGCTGCGCGAGCCGTACACGGCCGGCGGCAAGACCTACAAGCCGGGCAGCCTGATCGTCGCCCGCTTCGACGATTTCATGGCCGGCAAGCGCGATTTCACCGTGCTGTTCGAGCCGACCGAGCGCAGCTCGCTGGCCGGCACCACCTGGACCCGCAACAAGCTGGTGCTCAACGTCATGGAGGACGTGAAGTACAAGCTCAGCGTGCTCACCCCGGGCAGCTGGCAGCGCAGCGAGTTCGTCGGCGCGCCGGCCTTCGGCAGCATCGGCGTGTCGGCGGTGGACGACGACGCCAACGACGACGTCTGGCTGACCGCCACCGACTACCTGACCCCGAGCACGCTGTCGATCGCCACGCTGGGGCAGAAGCCGGAAACGCTCAAAACCATGCCGACCTTCTTCGACGGGTCGAACGACACGATCGAGCAGCACTTCGCGACCAGCAAGGACGGCACCAAGGTGCCTTACTTCATGGTGCGGCCGAAGAACCTCAAGCTGGACGGCAACACCCCGACCCTGCTGTACGGTTACGGCGGCTTCGAGGTCTCGATGACCCCGGGCTACTCCGGCAGCGTCGGCAAGGGCTGGCTGGAGAAGGGCGGCGTGTACGTGGTCGCCAACATCCGCGGCGGCGGCGAGTACGGCCCGCGCTGGCACCAGGCCGCGCTCAAGGCCAACCGCCACAAGGCCTACGAGGACTTCGCCGCGGTCGCGCAGGACCTGATCGCGCGCAAGGTGACCTCGCCCAAGCGCCTGGGCGTGCAGGGCGGCAGCAACGGCGGCCTGCTCACCGGCAACATGCTGACCCAGTACCCGGAGCTGTTCGGCGCGGTGGTGGTGCAGGTGCCGCTGCTGGACATGAAGCGCTACAGCCATCTGTTGGCGGGCGCCTCGTGGATGGCCGAGTACGGCGATCCGGACACGGCCGATTGGGACTTCATCAAGACCTTCTCGCCCTACCACCTGTTCGACGCCAAGCGCGACTATCCGCCGACCCTGTTCACCACCTCGACCCGCGACGACCGCGTCCACCCGGGCCACGCGCGCAAGATGATGGCCAAGATGATGGAGGCCGGCAAGGACGTGCGCTATTACGAGAACATCGAAGGCGGCCACGGCGGCTCGGCCAACAACGCCCAGGCCGCGCACATGAGCGCGCTGGCCTACACCTTCCTCTGGGAAAAGCTGTCCAAGTAA
- a CDS encoding patatin-like phospholipase family protein, translating to MAAADAPRIRSDEPVALVLGAGGARGLAQIGVIEALQARSLNVVAVAGSSSGALVGGLYAAGKLEVYRDWLYGLSRTDMLRLLDPALGQASLFRGERLMHALRELAGEPRIQDLPIAFTAVAVDLMRQREVWLREGDLWDAVRASIAIPGVFTPYEVHGRELVDGGLLAPLPIAATRLSDAHRLIAVDMHGWPDRPPGTPAKRNGAAARDAGDEAGDAPAAIAPRGEAGIVVAGAGDDTDARGAGLLHWFGERWRRRNIEEAKDAGEHELGFSELMARSLDTMQAQIARVQLALDPPELVIRIPRDACQFYEFWRARELIALGRAEADKALDAAGY from the coding sequence ATGGCGGCCGCCGACGCTCCGCGCATCCGCAGCGACGAGCCCGTCGCGCTGGTGTTGGGCGCGGGCGGCGCGCGCGGCCTGGCCCAGATCGGCGTGATCGAAGCGCTGCAGGCGCGTTCGCTCAATGTGGTCGCGGTGGCCGGTTCCTCCAGCGGCGCCCTGGTCGGCGGCCTGTACGCGGCCGGCAAGCTCGAGGTGTATCGCGACTGGCTGTACGGCCTCAGCCGCACCGACATGCTGCGGCTGCTGGATCCCGCGTTGGGCCAGGCCTCGCTGTTCCGCGGCGAGCGCCTGATGCACGCCTTGCGCGAGCTGGCCGGCGAACCGCGCATCCAGGATCTGCCGATCGCGTTCACCGCCGTCGCGGTGGACCTGATGCGCCAGCGCGAAGTCTGGCTGCGCGAAGGCGATTTGTGGGATGCGGTGCGCGCTTCGATCGCGATCCCCGGCGTGTTCACCCCGTATGAAGTGCACGGCCGCGAACTGGTCGACGGCGGCCTGCTGGCGCCGCTGCCGATCGCGGCGACGCGTTTGTCCGACGCCCATCGCCTGATCGCGGTCGACATGCACGGTTGGCCCGACCGCCCGCCGGGCACGCCGGCCAAGCGCAACGGCGCGGCGGCGCGAGACGCAGGCGATGAAGCCGGCGACGCGCCCGCGGCGATCGCGCCGCGCGGCGAAGCCGGCATCGTCGTCGCCGGGGCCGGCGACGACACCGATGCGCGCGGCGCCGGCCTGCTGCACTGGTTCGGCGAACGCTGGCGCCGCCGCAATATCGAAGAAGCGAAGGACGCTGGCGAACACGAGCTGGGTTTTAGCGAGCTGATGGCGCGCTCGCTGGACACCATGCAGGCGCAGATCGCGCGCGTGCAGCTGGCGCTGGACCCGCCGGAACTGGTGATCCGCATCCCGCGCGACGCCTGCCAGTTCTACGAATTCTGGCGCGCGCGCGAACTGATCGCGCTGGGCCGCGCCGAAGCCGACAAGGCCTTGGATGCCGCGGGCTATTGA
- a CDS encoding YafY family protein, with the protein MERIERIHALHRILTAARYPVTVQRLQEDLECSRATVYRDLAYLRDYLMAPVVGNGEAGFRYDSSEGDRFELPGLWLSSEELHSLLAAQQLLLRSGGGVLSNALAPLQHRIEKLLDEHAGGRRVPVERVRVIPHRTRRLDETAFRTVATAVLDRKALSFEYRARSTDERTRRNVSPQRLTHYRENWYLDAWDHERDALRSFSVDRISGARIGETEARDVPDEELDRHLASSYGIFSGTPKGWATIVFSAKAARWVADEHWHSQQQGRFLPDGRYELKLPYSAGRELLMDVMHYGSEAEIVEPTVLREQAKSMLSLALANYDR; encoded by the coding sequence ATGGAACGCATCGAACGCATCCACGCCCTGCACCGCATCCTGACCGCCGCGCGCTACCCGGTGACCGTGCAGCGCCTGCAGGAAGACCTGGAGTGCTCGCGCGCGACGGTCTATCGCGACCTGGCCTATCTGCGCGACTACCTGATGGCGCCGGTGGTCGGCAACGGCGAGGCCGGCTTCCGCTACGACAGCAGCGAGGGCGACCGTTTCGAACTCCCTGGCCTGTGGTTGAGCTCGGAAGAGCTGCATTCCTTGCTGGCCGCGCAGCAGCTGTTACTGCGCAGCGGCGGCGGCGTGCTGTCGAACGCGCTGGCGCCGTTGCAGCACCGCATCGAGAAACTGCTGGACGAACACGCCGGCGGCCGCCGCGTGCCGGTGGAACGCGTGCGGGTGATCCCGCACCGCACCCGCCGCCTGGACGAAACCGCGTTCCGCACCGTCGCCACCGCCGTGCTGGACCGCAAGGCGCTGAGCTTCGAGTACCGCGCCCGTTCCACCGACGAGCGCACCCGCCGCAACGTGTCGCCGCAGCGCCTCACGCATTACCGCGAGAACTGGTACCTCGACGCCTGGGACCACGAGCGCGACGCGCTGCGCAGCTTCTCGGTCGACCGCATCAGCGGCGCGCGCATCGGCGAAACCGAAGCCCGCGACGTGCCCGACGAGGAACTCGACCGCCACCTCGCGTCCAGCTACGGCATCTTCTCCGGCACGCCCAAGGGCTGGGCCACGATCGTGTTCAGTGCCAAGGCCGCGCGCTGGGTCGCCGACGAGCACTGGCATTCGCAGCAGCAGGGCCGCTTCCTGCCCGACGGCCGCTACGAGCTCAAGCTGCCCTACAGCGCCGGCCGCGAACTGCTGATGGACGTGATGCATTACGGCAGCGAAGCCGAGATCGTCGAGCCGACCGTGCTGCGCGAGCAGGCCAAGAGCATGCTGTCGCTGGCGCTGGCCAACTACGACCGCTGA